A genomic segment from Idiomarina piscisalsi encodes:
- a CDS encoding nuclear transport factor 2 family protein has protein sequence MRYLLFTIAVLFSAACSAQESVEEATTKAVEAFLYGASIGSPKAHDRFWAEELTYTSSSGERFGKAHLMSGMKDTKPKDPDNVTVWYGAEDIEVKQFGDTVVFNFTLTAEEEGKVTQYFYNTGVLIQRDDRWQAVNWNATKVP, from the coding sequence ATGCGCTACTTATTATTTACCATCGCCGTTTTGTTCAGTGCGGCGTGCTCCGCACAAGAAAGCGTTGAAGAAGCAACAACCAAAGCCGTAGAAGCCTTTTTATACGGGGCCAGCATTGGTTCACCTAAAGCGCATGACCGCTTCTGGGCGGAAGAACTGACCTATACCAGTTCCAGCGGTGAACGTTTTGGTAAAGCGCACCTAATGTCGGGTATGAAAGACACTAAACCCAAAGATCCAGACAACGTTACTGTCTGGTATGGCGCTGAGGATATCGAAGTAAAGCAGTTTGGTGACACCGTGGTATTCAACTTTACCTTAACCGCTGAAGAGGAAGGTAAAGTCACTCAATATTTTTATAATACCGGTGTTTTGATTCAACGCGATGACCGTTGGCAAGCGGTTAACTGGAACGCGACTAAAGTTCCTTAA
- a CDS encoding GNAT family N-acetyltransferase, which yields MLQRATIDELKEALTWPDNAAEFRLWFGEKVPYGSSAEAIWEQIKAEERGTFSFYRGGTLIGFAQAYQKVENGIHIACLIVNSAVRGQGLGRKFVEALLENAWSQEETQFITLNVYPENEPARRLYNSLGFDEVGENQGMVAMRLESQ from the coding sequence ATGCTACAACGAGCAACAATAGATGAACTCAAAGAAGCACTGACTTGGCCGGACAATGCGGCGGAGTTTCGACTCTGGTTTGGTGAAAAAGTACCTTATGGCAGTTCAGCTGAGGCTATTTGGGAACAAATTAAAGCGGAAGAGCGCGGTACTTTTAGCTTTTATCGGGGCGGAACGCTTATCGGTTTTGCACAAGCCTACCAAAAAGTCGAAAACGGTATACACATCGCATGCCTCATTGTGAACTCTGCAGTTCGTGGTCAGGGGCTGGGCAGAAAATTTGTCGAAGCACTGCTGGAAAATGCATGGTCACAGGAAGAAACTCAGTTTATTACGTTGAATGTGTACCCGGAAAACGAGCCTGCCCGGCGGTTATACAACAGTCTTGGCTTTGATGAAGTTGGCGAAAACCAAGGTATGGTTGCAATGCGACTGGAGTCGCAATAA
- a CDS encoding HlyD family secretion protein, protein MNKRNLVWIVVIIGLGFFVYLGVNKENEGYEGIVSGNGRIEAAEINVATKVAGRLATLSVAEGDFVLTGSKLASIDTTTLEAELHQAQAQFNQAKSAINTAESQIEQRRAEKSAAQALLKQRNAELELAKKRLTRVQSLSQTGSMSVQDLDDAKASVISAESAVTAAKSQISATDAAIATAISRHEEAKSGAEAARATIERIQTQIDDSTLLAPRDGRIQYIIARPGEVIGNGGRVVNMVDLSDVYMTFFLPTSAIGKISVGSEARIVLDALPNYRIPASISFISDIAQFTPKTVETQEEREKLMFRVRASIDKALLEKHLERVKTGLPGVAYVKLDEQEAWPEELKSELNE, encoded by the coding sequence ATGAATAAAAGAAACCTTGTTTGGATCGTCGTCATTATCGGTCTTGGCTTTTTTGTCTACCTTGGTGTTAACAAGGAAAACGAAGGCTATGAGGGAATTGTCAGTGGCAACGGGAGAATCGAAGCCGCTGAAATTAATGTTGCCACTAAAGTTGCCGGGCGACTCGCTACCCTGTCGGTGGCGGAAGGTGACTTCGTGCTTACCGGAAGCAAGCTTGCGAGCATTGATACCACGACGCTCGAAGCCGAACTTCACCAAGCACAGGCACAATTTAACCAAGCAAAGAGCGCAATTAACACAGCTGAAAGTCAAATTGAGCAGCGTCGAGCGGAAAAAAGCGCGGCGCAAGCGTTACTGAAACAACGCAACGCTGAGTTAGAGCTTGCTAAAAAGCGACTCACCCGAGTTCAAAGTCTATCTCAAACGGGCTCGATGTCAGTACAAGATCTTGATGATGCAAAAGCGTCCGTTATTAGCGCCGAGTCGGCCGTCACCGCAGCTAAATCCCAGATTTCCGCAACCGATGCAGCCATAGCGACAGCGATTTCAAGACATGAAGAAGCTAAGTCCGGTGCCGAAGCCGCCAGAGCAACGATTGAACGCATTCAAACTCAAATAGATGACAGCACACTTCTTGCGCCTCGCGACGGCCGCATTCAATACATTATTGCTCGGCCGGGGGAAGTTATTGGCAACGGAGGTCGAGTTGTGAACATGGTGGACTTGAGCGATGTTTATATGACGTTCTTTCTCCCCACCAGCGCTATTGGAAAGATATCAGTAGGAAGTGAAGCACGCATTGTGTTAGATGCGCTGCCAAACTATCGCATACCCGCTAGTATCAGCTTTATATCGGATATCGCACAGTTCACACCCAAAACGGTTGAAACCCAGGAAGAACGAGAAAAACTCATGTTTCGGGTTCGTGCCAGCATCGACAAAGCACTCTTAGAGAAGCATCTTGAACGTGTAAAAACGGGACTACCTGGCGTTGCCTACGTGAAGCTTGATGAGCAAGAAGCTTGGCCCGAAGAGCTCAAGTCGGAGCTCAATGAATGA
- a CDS encoding TIGR00730 family Rossman fold protein produces the protein MTENELRRRRLISAKQSEESIAKIEGQGSYKLAFADHDFLLSDDLRAVRLQLEYLKPQLTLEKHNVDATIVVFGSARFLPPEQAQHDVGVAEQALEKDPDNDTLMGNLKRAKRALKNSAYYQQAMDFARIATEHNLCHDDENLMIVSGGGPGIMEAANRGAMEAGGHSIGLNIVLPHEQRPNPYITPEYCFQFHYFAIRKMHFLQRARALVAFPGGFGTLDELFETLTLVQTKKSEPVPIVLVGKEFWQRLIDFDLLVEEGTISEHDLALFEIVDTAEEAWQAICHCYDLKNGSRHIR, from the coding sequence ATGACAGAAAACGAACTTCGCCGGCGTCGTCTTATTTCCGCCAAGCAGTCAGAAGAATCTATAGCAAAGATAGAGGGGCAAGGCTCCTACAAATTGGCCTTTGCTGACCATGACTTTTTGTTGAGTGATGACTTACGAGCCGTGCGCCTTCAGCTGGAGTATTTAAAGCCGCAGCTGACGCTGGAAAAGCACAATGTCGATGCCACTATTGTGGTGTTTGGCAGTGCACGGTTTTTGCCGCCCGAGCAGGCACAGCATGATGTTGGTGTCGCTGAACAAGCGTTGGAGAAAGATCCGGACAACGACACGTTGATGGGAAACCTGAAGCGAGCGAAAAGAGCACTGAAAAACAGTGCCTATTATCAACAAGCAATGGATTTTGCACGCATCGCCACTGAACATAATCTCTGTCATGATGATGAAAACCTAATGATTGTCAGTGGGGGCGGTCCGGGCATTATGGAGGCAGCAAACAGGGGAGCCATGGAGGCAGGAGGACACAGTATTGGCTTGAATATCGTGCTACCTCATGAGCAGCGACCGAACCCGTATATAACGCCTGAGTATTGCTTTCAGTTTCATTATTTTGCTATTCGTAAAATGCATTTTTTGCAACGAGCCCGTGCCCTGGTCGCTTTCCCCGGTGGCTTTGGTACATTGGATGAACTGTTTGAGACGTTAACATTGGTGCAAACGAAAAAGTCCGAACCTGTACCTATTGTGCTCGTTGGAAAAGAGTTTTGGCAGCGGCTAATTGACTTTGATTTACTCGTTGAAGAAGGCACTATCTCCGAGCATGACTTGGCTTTATTTGAAATTGTCGATACCGCTGAAGAAGCCTGGCAGGCCATTTGCCACTGTTATGATTTAAAAAATGGCTCACGCCATATCCGCTAA
- a CDS encoding YkoF family thiamine/hydroxymethylpyrimidine-binding protein, whose protein sequence is MKLTVEISKYPLADDYIGPIKGFIDELNKTDDVKIITNTLSTQVFGDYDNVMDALQRCIKWSFERYGKVVFVCKFLHGDLSPED, encoded by the coding sequence ATGAAACTGACGGTTGAAATTAGCAAGTACCCACTGGCGGATGATTATATTGGTCCAATAAAGGGTTTTATTGATGAGCTTAATAAAACGGATGATGTAAAAATTATCACCAATACATTGAGTACTCAGGTATTTGGTGACTACGACAATGTAATGGATGCTTTGCAACGCTGTATTAAATGGTCATTTGAGCGCTACGGCAAAGTTGTCTTTGTTTGTAAATTTTTACACGGCGACTTAAGTCCTGAAGACTAA
- a CDS encoding methyltransferase family protein produces the protein MFDIDLISRHFLAVYFLFIAVHYASTAIGLNNRTSQSHIQYGEKGSATWWIRQVFNLFRGAILVVCIARVFYPIDTWLGVIEPLYTPWVLSIGMLTMLTSLGLVSYSHAYMRQDWRSGIDSDNSRALLTKGPFSRSRNPMFLAIMLGQLGLFLTLPSVFTLICLLVGVAMMRAQAVKEEHALNELYGNAYQSYKTQTPRWLKL, from the coding sequence TTGTTTGATATTGACCTGATTAGCCGCCATTTTTTAGCCGTGTACTTTTTGTTCATTGCGGTTCACTACGCGAGTACCGCTATTGGATTGAACAACAGAACCTCGCAAAGCCATATTCAATATGGTGAAAAAGGCAGTGCGACATGGTGGATACGTCAGGTCTTTAATCTGTTCCGTGGTGCAATTTTAGTAGTGTGTATTGCTCGGGTCTTTTACCCTATTGATACCTGGCTTGGCGTTATAGAACCACTTTACACACCTTGGGTGCTGTCTATTGGCATGCTTACAATGCTTACATCGTTAGGGTTGGTCAGCTACAGCCACGCCTATATGCGTCAGGACTGGCGTTCAGGTATCGACAGCGACAACTCCCGGGCACTGTTAACGAAAGGGCCTTTTTCACGCTCGCGTAACCCAATGTTCTTAGCCATTATGCTCGGTCAACTGGGTCTCTTCCTAACACTCCCCAGTGTTTTCACCCTGATTTGCTTATTGGTGGGCGTCGCCATGATGCGCGCTCAAGCGGTTAAAGAAGAGCACGCCTTAAATGAGCTTTATGGCAATGCGTATCAAAGCTACAAAACTCAAACGCCCAGGTGGCTGAAGCTCTAG
- the rbbA gene encoding ribosome-associated ATPase/putative transporter RbbA: MTQENDVVVSLNELNYHYSKQPALRSVSLAVPRGKLCGVIGPDGVGKSTLLSLISGARALQSGQLFVLGEDLSKSRQRKRLYRRVAYMPQGLGKNLYPTLSVEENLSFFAQLFGLKGQQREQHVFRLLKATRLWEFKDRPSAKLSGGMKQKLGLCCALIHEPELLILDEPTTGVDPLSRRQFWQLIDDIRQQHPDMSVLVATAYMDEAKRFDWLATMNNGEVLASGSPTQLLTQTSTSSLEHAFVSLLGAQSIEPFTSRPHQFDKDNPTAIEAKELTMRFGDFTAVDKASFRIQKGEIFGFLGSNGCGKTTTMKMLTGLLTASSGKAWLFDEPIDSHSLETRKRVGYMAQSFSLYSELTVYQNLKLHAQLFDIPKENIDERIEAIAEQFDLQRLFQQLPKQLPIGERQRLSLAVAMIHEPEILILDEPTSGVDPVARDSFWHILLRLSREHGVTIFISTHFMNEAERCDRVSLMHAGKVLVTDTPNGIIQSCNKNSLEDAFVDYLEAASGQPDNSREEPTLRRQTHSDLQLSHGFSVRRLLSISHRETLELFRDPVRLVMALVGSVILMFVLGYGINMDVDEIDFAVLDRDKTSTSRDYILSLSGSRYFNEQPPLSSYEEVDDRLQSGDISLAIEIPNNFARNIQRGDNVTVGAWVDGAMPMRAETAQGYIQGMHIDWLQKQQQQLSVPTPQTTTIDIASRYRYNPDIKSLPAMVPAVIPLLLMLFPSILTSLSVVREKELGSITNFYVTPTRKSEFFLGKQLPYVVLAMVNFLILVGQALFIFKVELTGSFLAFTLATFFYVICATALGLIMSAFLNSQIAALFGTALATILPASQFSGMITPVTSLEGLAKIIGEVYPTTYYMIVSRGVFSKALSFNELHVMLVGLIIAAIIFIAVGISLVKKQER; encoded by the coding sequence ATGACCCAAGAGAATGACGTTGTTGTCTCTCTAAATGAGCTCAACTATCACTACAGCAAGCAACCAGCACTGCGCTCTGTATCTTTGGCTGTCCCTCGAGGAAAGTTGTGCGGTGTCATTGGTCCTGATGGCGTTGGTAAATCAACGTTACTGTCCCTGATCTCCGGCGCTAGAGCGTTACAGTCAGGCCAGCTGTTTGTATTAGGCGAAGATCTGAGTAAATCTCGTCAACGCAAGCGGCTATATCGCCGTGTTGCTTATATGCCGCAAGGGTTGGGGAAAAACCTCTACCCTACACTGTCAGTGGAAGAAAACCTCAGCTTTTTTGCGCAGCTTTTTGGACTAAAGGGCCAACAGCGCGAACAACACGTTTTTCGCTTATTAAAAGCGACCCGTCTGTGGGAGTTTAAAGACCGCCCCAGCGCAAAGCTTTCAGGCGGAATGAAGCAAAAACTGGGGTTATGTTGCGCATTGATTCATGAGCCAGAACTGCTGATATTGGATGAGCCGACAACCGGAGTTGACCCTTTGTCTCGCCGTCAGTTTTGGCAGCTTATCGACGACATTAGACAACAACACCCGGACATGAGCGTGCTGGTGGCAACGGCTTATATGGATGAAGCCAAACGCTTTGATTGGTTAGCGACCATGAATAACGGTGAGGTGCTCGCATCAGGATCTCCCACCCAACTTTTAACTCAGACCTCAACGTCTTCTTTAGAGCACGCTTTCGTATCACTGCTTGGTGCTCAATCTATAGAGCCTTTTACGAGCCGGCCGCATCAGTTCGACAAAGACAACCCTACAGCGATAGAGGCAAAAGAGCTGACCATGCGTTTTGGCGATTTTACCGCCGTTGATAAGGCCAGCTTTCGTATTCAGAAAGGTGAGATTTTCGGCTTTTTAGGGTCGAATGGATGCGGTAAAACAACAACAATGAAAATGCTGACCGGGCTGCTAACAGCCAGCTCAGGTAAAGCCTGGCTTTTCGATGAGCCCATTGACAGTCACTCCTTAGAAACTCGTAAGCGCGTTGGCTATATGGCTCAAAGCTTTTCCCTATATAGTGAGCTTACGGTCTATCAAAATCTTAAATTGCACGCTCAGCTATTTGATATTCCTAAAGAGAACATTGACGAGCGAATAGAGGCGATAGCGGAGCAATTCGATTTACAACGGCTATTCCAGCAGCTCCCCAAGCAGTTACCCATTGGTGAGCGCCAGCGCTTATCACTGGCTGTCGCCATGATTCATGAGCCAGAAATACTGATTCTGGACGAGCCAACCTCCGGTGTCGACCCTGTCGCCCGCGATAGTTTCTGGCATATTTTATTGAGACTTTCCCGCGAGCACGGCGTCACTATCTTTATATCCACTCACTTTATGAATGAGGCGGAACGGTGTGACAGAGTGTCACTCATGCACGCAGGAAAGGTGTTAGTCACCGACACACCTAACGGCATTATCCAGAGCTGTAACAAAAACTCTCTTGAGGACGCTTTTGTTGACTATTTAGAGGCGGCATCAGGGCAACCCGATAATAGCCGTGAAGAGCCGACGCTAAGGCGACAAACTCATAGTGACCTTCAGCTAAGTCACGGCTTTAGTGTAAGACGACTGCTTAGCATCAGTCACCGCGAAACATTAGAGTTGTTCCGGGACCCCGTTCGACTTGTCATGGCTTTAGTCGGTAGCGTTATCCTGATGTTCGTGCTGGGATACGGTATTAATATGGATGTCGATGAAATTGACTTTGCCGTACTTGACCGTGACAAGACCAGCACCAGTCGCGATTACATTCTTAGCTTATCGGGCTCTCGCTACTTTAACGAGCAACCGCCTTTAAGCAGCTACGAAGAGGTGGATGACCGCCTGCAGAGTGGCGACATTAGTCTGGCCATTGAAATACCCAACAACTTCGCCCGCAATATACAACGAGGCGATAACGTCACTGTTGGTGCGTGGGTCGATGGCGCTATGCCTATGCGAGCAGAAACTGCTCAGGGTTATATTCAGGGTATGCATATAGACTGGCTACAGAAGCAACAACAGCAACTGAGTGTCCCTACTCCCCAAACAACCACTATCGATATTGCTTCCAGATACCGCTACAACCCTGATATTAAAAGCTTGCCGGCTATGGTGCCGGCAGTGATACCTCTGCTGTTAATGCTGTTTCCATCTATTTTGACTTCTCTCTCTGTCGTTCGGGAAAAAGAGTTAGGCTCCATCACCAATTTTTATGTCACTCCAACGCGTAAAAGTGAATTTTTCCTCGGTAAACAGCTGCCTTATGTCGTTCTTGCGATGGTTAACTTCTTAATACTGGTTGGACAGGCTTTATTTATTTTCAAGGTCGAACTGACCGGCAGTTTTCTGGCGTTTACCCTAGCCACGTTTTTCTACGTCATTTGCGCCACTGCATTGGGGCTTATTATGTCCGCTTTCCTGAACAGCCAAATTGCAGCGCTGTTTGGCACCGCTCTGGCCACCATTCTTCCAGCCTCTCAGTTTTCCGGCATGATAACGCCGGTCACATCATTAGAAGGATTGGCGAAAATTATTGGGGAAGTGTATCCGACGACCTATTACATGATTGTCAGCCGCGGCGTCTTCTCAAAAGCCTTATCCTTCAATGAGCTGCACGTCATGTTGGTCGGTCTCATTATTGCTGCCATTATTTTTATAGCGGTTGGCATTAGCTTAGTGAAAAAGCAGGAGCGATAA
- a CDS encoding secondary thiamine-phosphate synthase enzyme YjbQ, which yields MLIKQTELQLAPHPRGFHLITDDIERALVDMGRLSTGLLHVFIRHTSASLTINENADPTVRQDFESHFNEMVPENAPYYRHTFEGPDDMPAHLKSSILGSSLTLPVTNGRLNLGTWQGVYLCEHRDHGGTRTLILTLQGE from the coding sequence ATGCTTATCAAACAAACGGAACTGCAACTGGCGCCTCATCCACGAGGCTTTCACCTTATTACTGATGATATTGAACGGGCTTTGGTCGACATGGGACGACTGTCGACTGGACTATTACATGTGTTTATTCGGCACACATCGGCATCGTTGACCATTAATGAAAATGCAGACCCGACGGTTCGTCAGGACTTTGAAAGCCATTTTAATGAAATGGTGCCGGAAAATGCGCCTTATTACCGACATACGTTTGAAGGCCCAGACGATATGCCTGCACACTTAAAGTCGAGCATCTTAGGGAGTAGCTTAACCCTGCCGGTGACTAATGGACGCTTAAATTTAGGCACTTGGCAGGGAGTCTATCTTTGCGAACATAGAGATCACGGCGGTACCCGCACCTTAATTCTAACTCTGCAAGGCGAGTGA
- a CDS encoding GGDEF domain-containing protein, whose product MKYWRKYHPEINVDDPRYHQVSLIYSILLIMLAYFSVIGVLNVTLFDAAHIAVYDFSGFVLIAGIYFYVSRGSNFTVAGWLVTGTLIFVLLAFIHLAEGRNYSLIWVTILPPIAFFLHGPRAGAWVTGIVFAYCGWFFYEQLNRGIPGDLSLGAWLNFIEVATAQLFLFRYYERSRREAYEQLQTTSVTDPLTGLYNRLHLDVNLNTLLSSSRHKGLNLSVLLIDVDHFKKVNDEYGHLMGDRVLCAIATLLKEAVRECDFVGRWGGEEFLVVCPETDSKEAMTLANRIVESIQSQPLVEDIYATVSIGVAEASNNTNLTAEGVLHLADKSLYMAKSRGRNRAISMLSADSFDNALSNI is encoded by the coding sequence ATGAAGTATTGGCGTAAGTATCATCCGGAAATTAATGTTGATGACCCTCGTTACCATCAGGTGTCGTTAATATACAGTATACTATTGATAATGCTGGCTTATTTTAGCGTTATAGGTGTGCTGAATGTGACGCTATTTGATGCGGCACATATTGCCGTATATGACTTTTCCGGCTTTGTCCTTATCGCTGGTATTTATTTTTATGTCAGCCGTGGAAGCAACTTTACGGTTGCTGGATGGTTGGTTACAGGCACACTGATATTCGTGCTCCTGGCATTTATACACTTGGCGGAGGGCAGAAATTACTCATTAATTTGGGTCACAATACTCCCTCCTATTGCTTTTTTTCTTCATGGTCCTCGAGCGGGAGCCTGGGTAACCGGGATTGTTTTTGCTTACTGTGGTTGGTTTTTTTACGAGCAGTTAAACCGTGGAATTCCGGGCGACCTGAGCCTTGGTGCATGGCTTAATTTCATTGAAGTCGCGACGGCACAATTGTTTCTCTTCCGTTATTATGAGCGTTCCAGAAGAGAAGCCTATGAACAGCTTCAAACCACGTCTGTTACCGATCCTCTAACGGGTTTATATAATCGCCTGCACCTGGACGTCAATCTCAATACGTTACTTTCGTCCTCCCGGCATAAAGGCTTAAACCTGTCTGTTTTATTAATCGATGTTGATCATTTTAAGAAAGTTAACGATGAATATGGCCACTTAATGGGTGACAGAGTCCTTTGTGCTATCGCGACGCTTCTCAAAGAGGCGGTTAGAGAGTGTGATTTTGTGGGCCGGTGGGGTGGGGAAGAGTTTTTAGTTGTTTGCCCTGAAACTGACAGCAAAGAGGCGATGACTCTGGCTAATAGAATCGTTGAAAGTATTCAGTCCCAGCCGCTCGTTGAAGACATATATGCTACCGTCAGCATTGGAGTTGCTGAGGCATCAAATAACACAAACTTGACGGCTGAAGGGGTACTGCATCTCGCTGATAAAAGCTTATACATGGCCAAAAGTAGAGGAAGGAATAGGGCTATTTCAATGTTGAGTGCCGATTCCTTCGACAACGCTCTGAGCAATATTTAA
- a CDS encoding DUF2256 domain-containing protein has translation MTHKKPHLPNKVCETCQRPFSWRRKWKDCWENVKYCSERCRRNRHSTLK, from the coding sequence ATGACTCACAAAAAGCCCCACCTGCCTAACAAGGTTTGTGAAACGTGCCAACGACCCTTTTCATGGCGAAGAAAATGGAAAGACTGCTGGGAGAACGTTAAATATTGCTCAGAGCGTTGTCGAAGGAATCGGCACTCAACATTGAAATAG
- a CDS encoding ABC transporter permease, whose product MRSLKNMSHLGIKELVSLSRDPMLLLFIMLAFTVFVYTAASATPQTLYKTPIAVIDNDRSQLSNQLINSFLMPYFLPPEAVSADQADQLMDEGRYTFILDIPEGLQRDLLNGERPQIQLIVDATRMSQAFTGNGYIQSIINREVSTFTQSTAQLPIDIAVRAQFNPELDSGWFSAVMELINQITMLSIILTGAALIKEREHGTVEHLMVMPVTPFQIMVSKVWSMALVVLVASAFSLVVVIKQALAIPTSGSLGLFLFGTALHLFATTSIGIFLGTYARSMPQFGLLFLLIIMPMQILSGGMTPFDSMPTVVQAVMYFAPTSHFTEFGQSILFRGAGVDIVWPQLLALAGIGALFFWVSWRHFRERLADMA is encoded by the coding sequence ATGCGTTCTCTCAAAAACATGTCGCATTTAGGCATAAAAGAGTTAGTGAGTTTGTCACGCGATCCCATGCTGCTTTTATTTATTATGCTGGCTTTTACCGTCTTTGTTTATACCGCTGCATCAGCCACACCACAAACCCTTTACAAGACCCCCATAGCCGTTATCGACAATGACCGCTCACAGCTGTCTAACCAATTAATTAATAGCTTTTTAATGCCTTATTTTCTGCCACCCGAAGCCGTTTCGGCGGATCAAGCCGATCAGCTCATGGACGAAGGTCGTTACACCTTTATTCTGGATATTCCGGAGGGGCTGCAAAGAGACTTACTCAATGGCGAACGACCACAAATTCAGCTTATTGTCGACGCGACCCGAATGAGCCAGGCGTTTACTGGTAACGGATACATTCAGTCAATTATTAATCGGGAAGTCAGTACGTTTACTCAATCAACAGCTCAACTGCCCATCGATATTGCTGTGCGAGCCCAATTCAACCCAGAGCTGGATAGTGGTTGGTTTAGTGCCGTCATGGAACTCATTAACCAAATCACCATGCTATCGATTATTTTAACTGGCGCTGCATTAATCAAAGAGCGAGAACATGGCACCGTCGAACATCTTATGGTGATGCCGGTAACGCCTTTTCAAATTATGGTCAGTAAAGTTTGGTCCATGGCGTTAGTAGTCCTAGTGGCATCCGCTTTTTCTTTAGTCGTGGTGATAAAACAAGCATTGGCAATACCCACGAGTGGTTCGTTGGGCCTCTTTTTATTCGGCACTGCATTGCATCTATTTGCGACCACATCCATCGGCATCTTTTTAGGTACTTACGCTCGTTCAATGCCACAGTTCGGTTTGTTATTTTTGCTCATTATTATGCCCATGCAAATACTGTCCGGTGGCATGACACCATTCGACAGTATGCCAACCGTAGTGCAGGCCGTTATGTATTTTGCTCCAACATCTCATTTTACTGAGTTTGGTCAAAGCATTTTGTTCCGTGGCGCGGGCGTCGATATCGTCTGGCCACAATTGTTGGCATTAGCGGGGATTGGCGCCTTGTTCTTTTGGGTATCATGGCGCCATTTCCGAGAGCGGTTAGCGGATATGGCGTGA
- a CDS encoding MFS transporter, whose product MTSDVRSRIALPIIILAQLLGTSLWFSVNGVWLSLSSEQGLSEADLGAFTLAVQLGFIIGTLSLALTGLADRYKASAIFCLSSLFGALINALFITAVDHFSLAWFLRLLTGLCLAGIYPMGMKLVISWVPKYAGAALSWLLAMLTLGTALPHLMRGFTLGLDWHIPLFAASMLAVLGGMGVGLLGSGPHLPATAKPAALSQGLSALKKPGFRAVAGGYFGHCWELYAFWMLVPLLLLAPVLELGWSFSSIPWLSFSLIGVGAIGCVCGGWLSNKYGGMSIARLALITSGAMCLLYPFIMALPAWFALFALTLWGISVIADSPQFSALAAQEAPADKVGSALAVMNSVGFALTIPAIWLVSWSWPVLNEWVAWLLLPGPVLGLWAIRKFGTH is encoded by the coding sequence ATGACATCGGATGTCCGCTCGCGCATTGCTTTACCTATTATCATTTTAGCTCAGCTGCTGGGCACCTCATTATGGTTTAGCGTTAATGGTGTTTGGTTAAGCCTTTCGTCAGAGCAAGGACTGTCAGAAGCTGACTTAGGCGCGTTCACTCTCGCCGTGCAGCTAGGCTTCATTATAGGCACTTTGTCTTTAGCACTTACCGGTTTGGCTGATCGCTACAAAGCCAGCGCTATTTTCTGCCTTTCTAGTTTGTTCGGCGCGTTAATTAATGCGCTCTTCATTACTGCCGTCGACCATTTCTCACTCGCGTGGTTTCTCCGCTTGCTAACCGGCTTGTGTTTGGCCGGCATTTACCCGATGGGCATGAAACTGGTTATTTCATGGGTACCTAAATACGCAGGCGCCGCACTGTCCTGGTTACTGGCTATGCTGACGTTAGGAACCGCACTTCCGCACTTAATGAGAGGCTTCACTCTTGGTTTAGATTGGCACATCCCATTGTTTGCTGCCTCTATGCTAGCCGTTTTAGGTGGTATGGGCGTGGGGCTCCTCGGTAGTGGACCTCATTTACCGGCAACGGCTAAACCTGCCGCATTAAGCCAGGGGTTGTCGGCGCTTAAAAAGCCCGGTTTCCGTGCCGTTGCCGGCGGCTATTTCGGACATTGTTGGGAACTCTACGCCTTCTGGATGTTAGTTCCTCTGCTCCTATTAGCGCCAGTATTGGAGCTTGGCTGGTCATTCTCCTCTATTCCCTGGTTATCGTTCTCGTTAATTGGTGTGGGCGCTATTGGCTGTGTCTGCGGCGGTTGGCTTAGCAACAAGTACGGTGGTATGTCGATTGCCAGACTCGCTCTTATCACCTCCGGCGCAATGTGCCTGTTATACCCATTCATTATGGCACTACCAGCCTGGTTTGCTCTTTTCGCTCTGACACTTTGGGGTATTTCGGTTATCGCCGACTCACCTCAGTTTTCAGCATTAGCCGCTCAAGAGGCACCAGCAGATAAAGTTGGCAGTGCCTTAGCAGTCATGAACTCGGTTGGATTCGCCCTGACTATTCCAGCCATCTGGCTCGTTAGCTGGAGCTGGCCAGTATTAAACGAGTGGGTCGCCTGGCTGCTATTACCCGGCCCTGTTTTAGGGCTTTGGGCAATACGAAAGTTTGGTACGCATTAA